The following are encoded together in the Lathyrus oleraceus cultivar Zhongwan6 chromosome 3, CAAS_Psat_ZW6_1.0, whole genome shotgun sequence genome:
- the LOC127130589 gene encoding uncharacterized protein LOC127130589, with product MKEEKMDSIQRVKPIFSYIYPYSGSSQYQGYSDFRGNLQQAIGTHMDNTMSYSFGSPTGSYGGMHMPNTPSPPPSFVMPMSNSPLTIQQLRMNNYLGGNQVVVPPILQRPNTVELELFGHANQTAPFGEDTEGSFNAQFLSHDLPIETRDFIRESQLLREVNVSSLSTESTVEELDLNLRL from the coding sequence ATGAAGGAGGAGAAAATGGATTCCATCCAAAGGGTTAAACCTATTTTTTCATACATTTATCCTTATTCAGGTTCTAGTCAGTATCAAGGGTATTCTGATTTTCGTGGCAACTTGCAACAAGCAATTGGTACTCACATGGATAATACCATGTCTTATTCGTTTGGTTCTCCAACTGGTAGCTATGGAGGGATGCATATGCCAAATACACCCTCCCCACCACCTTCATTTGTTATGCCAATGTCAAATTCACCCCTCACAATACAACAACTTAGGATGAATAATTATTTAGGTGGCAATCAAGTTGTTGTGCCGCCAATTCTTCAAAGGCCAAATACTGTAGAGTTAGAACTTTTTGGTCATGCTAATCAAACCGCTCCATTCGGTGAGGATACAGAAGGAAGTTTCAATGCTCAATTTTTGTCTCACGATCTTCCAATAGAAACACGTGATTTTATTAGAGAAAGTCAACTTCTTAGAGAGGTCAATGTGTCTTCTTTATCAACTGAATCCACAGTGGAGGAACTCGATTTAAATTTAAGACTTTAA